TCAGGAAGTGGCGTGAGAGCAAGGGGATGTCCTCGCGTCGATCACGCAAGGGCGGCGTACGGATGGTCATGACATTTAGACGGTAATAGAGATCTTCACGGAAGCTCTTGTCCACTATCCTGGCTTCGAGATTCTGGTTGGTGGAGGCCAGGATGCGCACATCGACCGGGATGTTCTTGTTGGAACCCAAAGGCCGGATGGTGCGTTCCTGCAGACAGCGCAGGAGCTTGGTCTGCACCGAAGGGCTGATGTCGCCGATCTCGTCCAGCAACAGCGTGCCGCCCCCGGCGGCAACGAACAACCCCCGGCGTTCTTTGTCCGCGCCGGTGAAGGCTCCCTTGAGGTGGCCGAAAAGCTCGCTCTCCAGAAACTGCTCCGGGATGGCCGGGCAGTTCAGATCCACGAAAGGCTCTCGAGCCCGGCGGCTCATGGTGTGAATAGTGCGGGCCACCAGCTCCTTGCCCGTGCCGGATTCGCCCCGGATGAGCACAGTGTAGTCCGTGCCGGCCGCTGCGGACACGGTCTGTCGCAGCTTGAGCATCGCAGGGCTTTCGCCGATGAGCACACCACGACCGGCCTGCAGCGAAAGCAGCTCGCGCAGCCGCCGGTTTTCGCCGATAAGTTGAGCCCGCTCCAGGCCTTTGGTGATGACCAGAGAGAGCTGCTCAAGCTCAACGGGCTTGGTCAGGAAATCGGAGGCTCCGGCCTTCATGGCCTGCACCGCCGTATCGATGCTGCCGTAGGCAGTGAGAACCACCACGCTCAGATGCGGCGCCAGCCCCTTGGCTTTGGCCAGCAGATCGAGTCCGCCCATGCCCGGCATGCGCATATCGGTAATGCACACGGCCACGTCATGTTCGGAGAGGATCTCCAAGGCCTGCTTGGCGGAGCCGGCCACATGGACTGTCTGGTCGGGAAAAAGACCGGTCGTGAGGCGTGCCAGCCCCTTGGCGAAATCGGCCTCGTCATCGACGATGAGAATGCCGTTGATTGCGGACATGGTCGTGGCCGGAGGCTCCTGTGGGCTATGCTGTCGTTGTGGATGTGCGATCGAAGAACGATCGCCCCGCGAAGGCATCAACAATATACTTCGCCGTAGCCGTTAGGCAAGGGCGATCCCGGAGACGCAGGCGGACGAGGATTGCCCGGCTCGATGGTTGCAAGGGAAAAAGAAGTGACTAATTAACGGCTGCCGGGCGATTTCCGCCGCCGGACTGCGGGAACCGACGGACAGCGCGTCGTTGAACACCCCTCGATTCGTGTCACCATGCCTTGATGGAGCATCTATGTCCTTTCCTCGGCTGCAGACCATACAGCATCGCTTCCTGTTCGGCCTGGCGATCTTGGTATTCCTGTTCGGTTTGTTCTTCTCCGCCGGGCTTTACTTCCACCTGCGCTCCCTGCTGCATTCGGAGGTCACGGACAAGGCCAAACTGGTGCTGGCGCAGGTGGATTCGGTGCAGATTTACGTGCGGGAATCCCTGCGGCCAAAAATGTACGAAAAGCTGCCCTCCGATGAGTTCATCATCGAGGCCATGTCCTCTTCCTATATTTCCCGGCGCATCATGGAGCAGCTCAATGCGTCCATGGGCGAGTATCATCACCGCCGGGTGGCCGAGAACGCCCGCAACCCGGACTTCGAGATCAATGAGCTGGAAGCCGAGCTGCTGCAACACTTCCGCAACAGCCCGGGGCAGCGCTCCTGGGAAGGCTACCGCAAGATAGACGACCAGGAATACTTCGTAATGGCTCGACCGGTGTTCTTCGAGCAGTCCTGCATGACATGCCACGGCAGCCCGGAACAAGCCCCCAAGGAACTGATAGATCGCTACGGCGGCGAGCGCGGATTCGGTCGCAAGCTCGGCGCCCTGGATGGCCTGGATGTCGTCGGCCTGCCGGTGCAAGAGGCGGTCCTGCGCATCCGTGAGGCCACGGCCAGCTATATCGGCATCTACATCGGCGGCATACTGCTCTTTTTCGCCCTCATTCAGTTCTTCTTCAACCGGCTGGTGGTCGATAACCTGCGCCGGCTGGCCCTTTATTTCCGGGTCAGATTCCAGGACCATGCCGATACGCGACTCTTCGACAAGCTCGACAAGGGAGACGAGATCGACGAAATGGTCCAGGGCATGGAGGAGCTTGGCGACCACTTGCTGGAAGCCAGGCGCCAACTTCAGAACAACGCCGCCGACCTGGAGCGCACGGTGGCCAGCCGCACCGAGGATCTGACCCGCGAAGCCTCGGAGCGCAAGGCCGACGTTCAGCTTTTCGTCCGCCTGCTGGATGGCCTGAATCGCAGCATGAGCCGCCGCGATCTCTGGAAGCAGGCGTTGCCGCGCATCGGAGAGCGCTTCGGCGCGGACGAAGTCTCCTTCATGTGCATGGTAGCCTCGCAGAATTTCCACACCTGGCCCGACGCCCGGAAAAGGCCCGATTTGCCGGATGATTGGCGGACTCTCATCGTTGATGCCAAGCCGTACTTCACCGCCGAGAAGGCCATCATTCCCGTTGGCGCTTCGGCGTCGTTCATCGAAGGCCTGCTTTTCCTGACCTGGAGCAAGGGCGACGGGCCGGTCAAAGAGCAGGATCAAGCCGTGCTGCGCGCCCTGGGCCAACAGTTGGGCATCGCCCTGGAGAACCTCTCGGCCCTGGACAACCTAGTACGCCAGAAGGATGTCTTGGCCTCGATAATCGAAGGCATCAGCGATCCGCTGCTGTTCATGGACGAGAACTGCTCAGTGATATTGGCCAACCAAGCCGCGCGCAGTCTTGCTGAAACCCTGGCCAAGGTGGACAAGGGCGAGGACGGCGAACCCGGCAGGGCTGACGTGGACACAATTCTGCCGCGCCTGTTCAAGGGCGAAGGCGACTGCCTGGCGCACAAGACCTTGGACCACAGCCAGCCGTTTATCCGCGAGATCTACAGCCGGGGCGGTCGGTCCTTCTTCGTCAGCCTTTATCCCGTGACGACCCCATCCGGGTCGGGCGGCCGCATGGTGGTATACATTCGCGAGAACACCCAGGAGAAACGCGTGCTCGCGCGCATGCAACAGGGTGAAAAGCTGGCCACAGTGGGCAAGCTCGCAGCGGGACTGGCACATGAAATCAACAATCCCTTGGGTGTCATCCTCTGCTACGCCCAGTTGCTGCGCGACAGCCTGGCCGGCGTGCAGGAAAAAGAAGATGTGGAAGTCATCATCCGTCACACCCGTCAGGCCCGGAACGTCCTGCAGGATCTGCTCAATTTCGCCCGTCCCAAGAAGGACGGACCCGAGGTTCTCGATGTCCGCCGGGTTGCCGAGGCCGCGGCCAAGGTCTTCCAGGTCCATGCCGAGAACAAACGCATCCGCCTCACGGTTGAGTCTAGTGGCGAGCCGTTACGCATGTACGCCCCGCAACAGGTTCTGGAACAGATCCTCACCAATCTGCTCAATAATGCCCTGGACGCCGTCACGCCCGGCGAGGGCGAGGTGGTCATCCGCACCTTCCGGGAAGCCGAGCACAAGGAGATCGTGCTGCAGGTGATCGATAACGGCCCGGGCGTGCCCGAAGAGCACATGGCCCACCTTTTCGATCCCTTCTTCACCACCAAGGAGGTGGGCCAAGGCACGGGCCTCGGTCTGGCCGTGGTCTACGGCCTGGTGCGAGATCTTGGCGGGCGCATCGAGGTCGGCAGCGCTTCCGGAGCCGTATTCACCCTGTTCTTTCCGAATGACGAAACACTCGAGCATCTGGAGCTTTCGGACGGAATTGAGCGAGGAGCAGATAATTAATAACAGGCTCCCGCACGTGCTTTAGGGCAAGCGCCACAGTTCTTCCTTCAGAGCCGAGCGCATCGGAATACCAAGCCTTCCGCCTTAATGGGCTGCATTGCTCCCGCATGCCATGCATGCGGGAGCCCTCTCTCGCATATTTCCGGCCAAACATGATACATATAACGCAGGGTCAAGGGCGTACCGGCGGCGGATTGAAGCTGCGCCATGACAAGGCAGTTTTGAATGATGCCCGGAGTTGATGCCCTTTAAGGAATATGCACTGGCGATCTGGCGCACCCTGCCGAGTTGATGGGTAAAAGCGACCACGCCGCATACTTTGGAATGATGGGCGCGGCTATGCGAAAAGCAAGATGTATAGAATTTTTGCCTGTGGCTTGACGCAGCTGTCAGCCTGCATGTAAGGCACGCACCAAGGCTGGCAATACGCTGAAAGCATTGGCATTAATGCAGGGACATCTGGCTGGAACCTCTGGTCCGGGGTAAGGCCGGGGGCAAGGCCTCAACTTCAATACCGGAGGTGATTCCATGGAGAGGCGTTTCAAGCTTTCTTTGACGACACTGGCGACATTGGCCGCGCTTCTGGCCCTGGTCGCTACGCTTTGGGCACAGGGCATCCCTTCCCAGGTGACCATCACCACTCCCGAGGGCGTCAAACCCCGCTCCACCTGGATCAAGAAGGTGCAATTCGACCATGAGACTCACTCGGGCGTGACCGAATGCCGCACCTGCCACCACATGGAGGACGAGTCCACCAACCAGGAGTCCTTCGTCCCTTGCCGAGAGTGCCATGCCGAAACCAAGGGCAATGATCCCAGCGGCTTCTACATGGCTTGGCACGGAAAAACCGACGCAAGCTGTGTGAGCTGCCATCGCAACAACGACATGTCCGTGTCCTGCACCACGACCTGCCACCCGCACCCGAAGCAAGCCCAAAAGGCTGCCGCCAAGAAATAGCAGCTAACGCTGGACAAATCGTTCCTGCGTTCGCTTCACTGCTTGATTGAATTCTGCTTACACAAACTAAAGGCTGCTTCCTTTGAAGCAGCCACTTTCTTTGCTTGAAGCATATTGCATTTGACCTGAGAGATGGCTCGGCTCGCTCTTAGAGCATTTTGCTTTTGAAAATGCTCTGCAAGCCGTGCGTTGGCATGGCTTGCCGCTGCGTAGGCGTAGGCGCAATTCACTTGCGCCGTTAACGCCGGAGCGGGCGTCTTAAAAGCAATCTGCTCTAGACTCTCTCCCGCCTTGGAAATGATTTCCCTTGACCCTCATTTTCTCGTTTCTTGTGCAAGCTGCTATAACTTCAATTTAGCGAAACACTTTTTCTCCTTATCAAGTTATCAGTATGCCTGACAATTACTGTAAAATTTTATTAAGGTTCAGCTATGATCTCCCTTCGGCCCACATTGCCCCTCGAGATAATCACTTGCCACGAAACAGGGGCATTGCACAGTGCGTCCTTAGGAGTATTAGTATTTATAAAGTCGTTTTCCCAAATCCAACCGATCTGGCTGATGCCCATATGGCTGATGACCAAAGGATCAACCAAAGGAGGAGCCATGGCGAAATTCGTGAACGGAATCGACGTGGAGGGGCTCAAAAATACGATTGGAGCCATCAAGGAGAAGCCCGAGCTGGCCTCGTTCAAGTTCCGGGCCTCCAACAAGTGGATCAAGGGCACCAACAACAAAGCCACGGTCAAGGGCTACTACAGCGCCGGCGAGGAGCACGATAAGCGCGCGGTGTCCATGACCTTCGATGAAGACGAGCCGCCGGTGCTGCTTGGCAATGACAAGGGCCCCAACCCGGTGGAATGGGTGCTTGTAGGGCTTTCCGGTTGCCTGACCACCTCACTTGTTGCCTATGCCGCGGCAAAGGGCATAGAGCTGCGCTCCGTGGAATCCGAGTTGGAGGGTGATCTGGACGTGCGTGGATTCCTGAATCTCGACCCCAGCGTGCGCAACGGCTACCAGAACATCCGCGTGCACTTCAAAATCGACGCCGACGCGTCCGACGAAGAGGTCCGCCAGCTCGTGGAGATCGCCCAGCAGCGCTCGCCGGTCTTCGACATCGTGACCCATCAGGTGCCAGTGCAGGTTGATTTCGAACGCAAGGCAGCTCGGAGTCAGGTCAGCTCGACCGACGAAAGGCGACCA
This sequence is a window from Desulfocurvibacter africanus subsp. africanus DSM 2603. Protein-coding genes within it:
- a CDS encoding sigma-54-dependent transcriptional regulator; the encoded protein is MSAINGILIVDDEADFAKGLARLTTGLFPDQTVHVAGSAKQALEILSEHDVAVCITDMRMPGMGGLDLLAKAKGLAPHLSVVVLTAYGSIDTAVQAMKAGASDFLTKPVELEQLSLVITKGLERAQLIGENRRLRELLSLQAGRGVLIGESPAMLKLRQTVSAAAGTDYTVLIRGESGTGKELVARTIHTMSRRAREPFVDLNCPAIPEQFLESELFGHLKGAFTGADKERRGLFVAAGGGTLLLDEIGDISPSVQTKLLRCLQERTIRPLGSNKNIPVDVRILASTNQNLEARIVDKSFREDLYYRLNVMTIRTPPLRDRREDIPLLSRHFLNQACEEMGSAPKDIVPEALAWLSTRSWPGNVRELQNFIRRATVYNAGDTLTVECMRAAEDAIVDDRAEFTLCGNQSLQGISPYKDAKDAILGDFTRTYVREVLATTGGNVSETARISGLSRTALQKIFSRMDIDPDEFR
- a CDS encoding c-type heme family protein, producing MSFPRLQTIQHRFLFGLAILVFLFGLFFSAGLYFHLRSLLHSEVTDKAKLVLAQVDSVQIYVRESLRPKMYEKLPSDEFIIEAMSSSYISRRIMEQLNASMGEYHHRRVAENARNPDFEINELEAELLQHFRNSPGQRSWEGYRKIDDQEYFVMARPVFFEQSCMTCHGSPEQAPKELIDRYGGERGFGRKLGALDGLDVVGLPVQEAVLRIREATASYIGIYIGGILLFFALIQFFFNRLVVDNLRRLALYFRVRFQDHADTRLFDKLDKGDEIDEMVQGMEELGDHLLEARRQLQNNAADLERTVASRTEDLTREASERKADVQLFVRLLDGLNRSMSRRDLWKQALPRIGERFGADEVSFMCMVASQNFHTWPDARKRPDLPDDWRTLIVDAKPYFTAEKAIIPVGASASFIEGLLFLTWSKGDGPVKEQDQAVLRALGQQLGIALENLSALDNLVRQKDVLASIIEGISDPLLFMDENCSVILANQAARSLAETLAKVDKGEDGEPGRADVDTILPRLFKGEGDCLAHKTLDHSQPFIREIYSRGGRSFFVSLYPVTTPSGSGGRMVVYIRENTQEKRVLARMQQGEKLATVGKLAAGLAHEINNPLGVILCYAQLLRDSLAGVQEKEDVEVIIRHTRQARNVLQDLLNFARPKKDGPEVLDVRRVAEAAAKVFQVHAENKRIRLTVESSGEPLRMYAPQQVLEQILTNLLNNALDAVTPGEGEVVIRTFREAEHKEIVLQVIDNGPGVPEEHMAHLFDPFFTTKEVGQGTGLGLAVVYGLVRDLGGRIEVGSASGAVFTLFFPNDETLEHLELSDGIERGADN
- a CDS encoding cytochrome c3 family protein, whose product is MERRFKLSLTTLATLAALLALVATLWAQGIPSQVTITTPEGVKPRSTWIKKVQFDHETHSGVTECRTCHHMEDESTNQESFVPCRECHAETKGNDPSGFYMAWHGKTDASCVSCHRNNDMSVSCTTTCHPHPKQAQKAAAKK
- a CDS encoding OsmC family protein produces the protein MAKFVNGIDVEGLKNTIGAIKEKPELASFKFRASNKWIKGTNNKATVKGYYSAGEEHDKRAVSMTFDEDEPPVLLGNDKGPNPVEWVLVGLSGCLTTSLVAYAAAKGIELRSVESELEGDLDVRGFLNLDPSVRNGYQNIRVHFKIDADASDEEVRQLVEIAQQRSPVFDIVTHQVPVQVDFERKAARSQVSSTDERRPGKAVRARMVRRRRGMHA